The Enterococcus sp. 7F3_DIV0205 genome has a window encoding:
- a CDS encoding lactonase family protein translates to MLEQILLGTYTRRESKGIYQIALDTEKETLSGATLLVEETSPTYLALNQKGDLFNVTSVDGEGGMAAYKNTDGHFDLINKVTEAGAPPCYVAIDEEKQLVFGANYHQGIVHVYRILADGRLEDTDKIIHDEATGPHENQDNAHVHYTDLTPDRRLVVCDLGTDRVYTYDVSTEGTLSEVAQYVAEPGTGPRHLVFHPNNQFAYLFGELDSTVTVLAYNAADGSFEQVQKVSTLPDGFNEFNGGAAIRISTDGRFVYASNRGHDSIAVFATAEDGSKVERVQLISTEGEIPRDFDLDPSGKFVVAANQNTDNLTLYRRDETTGLLELLQKDVYAPECVCVYFK, encoded by the coding sequence ATGCTGGAACAAATTTTATTAGGGACGTATACACGTAGAGAAAGTAAGGGTATTTATCAAATTGCATTGGACACAGAAAAGGAAACATTATCCGGAGCAACTTTATTAGTAGAAGAAACAAGCCCGACTTACTTAGCCTTAAATCAAAAAGGTGACCTGTTCAATGTCACTTCTGTTGATGGTGAAGGCGGCATGGCAGCTTATAAAAATACTGACGGGCATTTTGACCTGATCAATAAAGTAACAGAAGCTGGCGCTCCTCCATGTTATGTAGCGATCGATGAAGAGAAACAATTGGTTTTTGGTGCAAACTATCACCAAGGAATCGTTCATGTTTACCGTATTTTAGCTGATGGTCGTTTAGAAGATACGGACAAAATTATTCATGATGAAGCGACTGGTCCTCATGAAAATCAAGACAATGCTCATGTCCACTATACGGATTTGACTCCTGATCGTCGTTTAGTCGTTTGTGATCTTGGTACTGATCGCGTTTATACGTATGATGTTAGCACTGAAGGCACATTATCTGAGGTTGCTCAATATGTTGCTGAACCTGGGACAGGACCTCGTCATTTAGTTTTCCATCCAAATAATCAATTTGCTTATCTTTTCGGCGAATTAGACAGTACGGTTACTGTTTTAGCTTACAATGCCGCAGATGGTTCATTTGAGCAAGTACAAAAAGTATCGACTTTACCTGATGGTTTTAATGAATTTAACGGTGGTGCAGCAATTCGAATTTCAACTGATGGTCGTTTTGTGTATGCATCGAACCGTGGTCATGATTCGATTGCCGTTTTTGCAACAGCTGAAGATGGTAGCAAAGTAGAACGTGTACAATTGATTTCTACTGAAGGTGAGATACCACGGGACTTTGACTTAGATCCTTCTGGTAAATTTGTTGTTGCAGCAAATCAAAATACAGATAATTTAACACTTTATCGTCGTGATGAAACGACTGGTCTTTTGGAATTACTTCAAAAAGATGTTTATGCACCAGAATGTGTATGCGTTTATTTTAAATAG
- a CDS encoding MurR/RpiR family transcriptional regulator, with protein MSGENIQGRIVSMLDVLSNSEQKIGEVILNDPEKVIEMTAAELSKYAGTSPATVIRFCKKIDVPSFTQLKIRLSAEIEVPVYEGYSDITANESVNEIKTKLLGNAYQSMQETVALLNEQRIETVVDLLVAAPIIYVFGIGASYLVAENIAQKWNRIGKTVVCVQDSHVLVTMLVSAPKDAIFFCVSHSGETKEILRLLNVAKKHQLKTIGLSQFGNNTLTNQAEYSLQTVRSNEAVLRSAATTSLHDQFIVVDVLFYAYASRNFNRTIEMIQESKAEVRKYEK; from the coding sequence ATGAGTGGTGAAAATATACAAGGCAGAATTGTTAGTATGCTTGATGTACTATCGAATTCTGAACAAAAAATCGGTGAAGTGATTCTGAATGATCCCGAAAAGGTAATTGAAATGACAGCTGCTGAACTGTCAAAATATGCTGGAACCAGTCCAGCTACAGTGATTCGATTTTGTAAAAAAATCGATGTTCCTAGTTTTACTCAATTAAAAATCCGTCTATCTGCGGAGATCGAAGTCCCCGTTTATGAAGGCTATTCAGATATTACAGCGAACGAATCAGTGAATGAAATCAAGACAAAGTTATTAGGAAATGCTTATCAATCGATGCAGGAAACGGTAGCTCTATTGAATGAGCAACGTATCGAAACAGTGGTGGATTTACTAGTAGCAGCTCCGATCATCTATGTTTTTGGTATAGGTGCGTCTTATTTAGTAGCAGAAAATATTGCACAAAAATGGAATCGAATTGGTAAGACAGTTGTTTGTGTGCAAGATTCTCATGTGTTAGTGACAATGTTAGTCTCTGCCCCTAAAGATGCAATTTTTTTCTGTGTCTCACATTCGGGAGAGACAAAAGAAATCTTACGGTTATTAAACGTGGCTAAAAAGCATCAATTAAAAACGATTGGTTTGTCCCAATTTGGGAATAATACTTTAACAAATCAAGCTGAATATTCATTACAAACAGTCCGTTCTAACGAAGCTGTCCTAAGAAGTGCTGCAACAACTTCATTACATGATCAATTTATAGTCGTTGATGTGTTGTTTTATGCCTATGCGTCACGAAATTTTAATAGAACAATAGAAATGATCCAAGAATCAAAAGCGGAAGTCAGAAAATATGAGAAATAA
- the anmK gene encoding anhydro-N-acetylmuramic acid kinase AnmK — protein MVYAVGLMSGTSLDGIDAALVEISGKNETTAVKLVQFLTIPFNEATLQRIRDALSLEKSDVEKICSLNIELGEKFAQAVLEVCNKAEVSLDDLAFIGSHGQTVFHIPYARDHVYASTLQIGAPAVICERTKTTVVSNFRERDMAVGGQGAPIVPYSEYVLYQKPETTRLLQNIGGIGNVTVIPKSGTLTDMIAFDTGPGNVIINELCLHFFDQEYDKDGMYASQGNVDQLLLEELMAHPYIKKAYPKTTGREDFGKQFTATLLEKWSGSPKDLIATATMFTAKSIAEAVKPFVHGETELIIGGGGSYNKTLVSMIKSELAGVNVLIQEDIGFSSDAKEAIAMAVLANQTLENCPGNVPSATGAKRSVPLGSVTYY, from the coding sequence CTGGTAAAAATGAAACAACAGCTGTTAAATTAGTCCAATTTTTAACAATACCTTTTAATGAAGCGACACTTCAACGAATTCGTGATGCTTTATCATTAGAAAAGTCAGACGTAGAAAAAATTTGTTCTTTGAATATTGAACTAGGAGAAAAGTTTGCCCAAGCAGTTCTGGAAGTTTGCAATAAAGCTGAAGTCTCTTTAGATGATTTAGCTTTTATCGGTAGTCATGGACAAACTGTTTTTCATATTCCTTACGCTCGGGATCATGTTTACGCATCGACTTTGCAAATCGGTGCTCCAGCCGTAATTTGTGAGCGTACAAAGACAACGGTTGTCTCAAATTTTAGGGAGCGAGATATGGCAGTCGGTGGTCAAGGTGCCCCAATCGTTCCTTATTCAGAATATGTATTATATCAAAAGCCTGAGACAACAAGATTGTTGCAAAATATCGGGGGAATTGGGAATGTAACGGTTATTCCAAAATCAGGAACATTAACCGATATGATCGCTTTCGACACTGGACCAGGCAATGTTATCATAAATGAATTATGCCTTCATTTTTTTGATCAAGAATATGACAAAGACGGCATGTACGCTAGTCAAGGGAATGTTGATCAATTATTATTAGAAGAATTGATGGCACATCCTTACATTAAAAAAGCATATCCGAAAACGACTGGTCGGGAAGATTTTGGGAAACAATTTACTGCTACTCTGTTAGAAAAATGGTCTGGTTCGCCCAAAGATTTGATTGCGACTGCAACAATGTTTACAGCAAAATCAATTGCAGAAGCGGTGAAACCATTTGTCCATGGGGAGACAGAATTGATTATTGGCGGCGGTGGTAGTTATAACAAAACGTTAGTCTCTATGATCAAATCCGAGTTGGCGGGGGTCAATGTATTGATCCAAGAAGACATCGGATTTTCATCAGATGCTAAAGAGGCAATCGCAATGGCAGTTTTAGCAAATCAAACACTAGAGAATTGTCCAGGAAACGTACCGAGTGCGACAGGTGCAAAACGCTCAGTACCGTTAGGAAGCGTTACGTATTATTAA